The Streptomyces sp. NBC_00306 sequence GCGCGTGACGTCGAAGCGGGTGAGGTTCCCGCAGAGCGTGCAGCGCCAGCGGGTCTGGTCCGTCGGCGAGGGAACCGTCGTCATCGTTCCGTCCTCGTTTCGTCGTGCGGATGCAGGTGCCGCGGTGCGCCGTCGAACTGCGGATGTACTCCCTGTAACCCTACGGCCTCGCAGGTACCCCGCGGCACGGCGAGGCACTCTGTACCGTTCCGGCCCGCTACGCCATGCTCTGTCCATGATCGGTTGGCGGAGGGTGCGGGGCGCGGTGACCAGGCCCTCGGTGACGTACGGCCTGATCGCCGTCTGCTGCGTGGTCTTCCTCATCAGCCCGGTCTCGGGGCTGAACCCGTCGTACGGCACGGGTGACGCGTGGCTCGCGGCGCAGAGCGTGTACTTCGAGCGGTGGGGCGTGATCCCGGGCCGGCTGATGACCGGCTCCCCGGACACGCTGCTCACCCCGTTCACCGCGCTCTTCGTGCACGGGAACTGGCTGCACCTGCTCGGCAACATGCTCTTCCTCTACGTCTTCGGCGCGATGGTGGAGGAGCGCATGGGGCCGCTGGAGTTCGCCCTGTTCTACCTGGGCACCGGCGCCCTCGCCCTGCTCGCCTACGCGGCGGCCAACGCCGAGTCCGAGCAGACCCTGGTGGGAGCGTCCGGGGCGATCTCGGGGGTGCTCGGCGCCTTCCTTCTCCTCTTCCCGAAGGCCCGGGTCACCAGTCTCTTCCCTTTCCTCTTCTTCCTGCCGCTGCGTTTCCCCGCCTGGATCGTGCTGATCTTCTGGTTCGTCCTCCAGTGGCTGGCCGCGTCGGGGGCCGGCGAGGGCGGGCCCGGCGTCGCCTACCTCGCGCACGTGGTGGGCTTCGGTACCGGGTTCCTCTATGCCTGGGGGCGGTTCCGGCGTCCGGCTAGAGTGAAGGCCCCAGCAGCGGCCACCGAGGGAGAAAGCCAGCCGTGATCACTGCGATCGTGCTCATCAAGACCAGCGTGGACCGCATTCCCGAGATCGCCGAGTCCATCGCGGCGCTGGACAGCGTCAGCGAGGTCTTCTCCGTCACGGGCACCTACGACCTGATCGCCATGGTCCGCGTGGCGAAGCACGACGACCTGGCGGACGTGATCCCCGGCCGCATCAGCAAGATCCAGGGTGTCGAGGGCACGGACACGCACGTCGCGTTCCGTACGTACTCGCAGCACGACCTGGAGGCGGCGTTCGCGATCGGTCTGGACTCCTAGAGGCCATCGGTCCAGGCGCCCGGGGACGGGCCCCGGCACACGAAGAAGCCCGCGCCGTCCGGCGCGGGCTTCTTGCATGGTCGGTCGCTCAGACGGCGGGCACGCAGCGGCCGTCCTCGGTGCGGTACTGCCACTTCGCGCCCTCGCGCACCAGTTCCTTCACCGCACCGACGAAGCGCTCCACGTGCTCGTCGGGCGTCCCGGCGCCGAAGCTCACCCGGATCGCGTTCAAGGACGCCTCACCCGGCTGGGCCTCGGGGGCGCCGCACTCGCCCGGGTCCTGCGGGGCGCTGCCCAGCAGGGTGCGCACCAGCGGGTGGGCGCAGAACAGTCCGTCGCGTACGCCGATGCCGTACTCCGCCGACAGGGCAGCCGCGAAGTGGGAGCTGTTCCAGCCCTCCACCACGAAGGAGATGACGCCCACCCGCGTGGGGGCCTCCCCTGCGGAACGCGAGGGGGACTCATCACCGAACAGCGACAGCACCTTGACCTCCGGCACCGTGGCCAGGCCCTCCAGGACCCTGTCGACCAGGTGCTGCTCACGGGCGACGAGGTTCTCGAAGCCGGCCTCGGTGAGCGCCTTGCAGGCCGAGGCGATGGAGTAGACGCCGATGACGTTGGGCGAGCCGGCCTCGTGGCGCGCGGGCGTCGTGTGCCACTCGACGTCCACGCCGCCGTCGGCACGCCGTGCCACCTTGCGCGACGCACCGCCGCCCGCGAGGTACGGCTCCGCCTCCTGCAGCCAGTCCGCCCGGCCCGCGAGCACACCCGAGCCGAACGGCGCGTACAGCTTGTGTCCGGAGAACGCCACCCAGTCGACGTCCAGGTCCCGCACCGAGACGGCGTGGTGGGGGGCGAGCTGCGCCGCGTCCAGGACGATCCGCGCCCCGTGGGCGTGCGCCACTTCCGTGAGCTCCTTCACCGGCCACAGCTCACCCGTCACATTGGACGCTCCGGTCACGCAGACCAGCGCCGGGCCGATGGGGTCGCGGCCGGCGAGCGCCTCCTCCAGGGTCCGCACCGCCTCGGCGTGGGTGCGCGGCGCGTTCAGATACGTCACCCGGGCATCGCCCCAGGGCAGCAGCGAGGCGTGGTGCTCGGTCTCGAAGACGAAGACGCGGCAGTCCGCCGGCAGCGCGGACGCCAGCAGGTTCAGCGAGTCGGTGGTGGACCGGGTGAAGACGACCTGGTCGCCCTCGCGGCAGTCGAGGAAGTCGGCGACCGTGACGCGGCTGTTCTCGAAGAGGTCGGTGGACAGCTGCGAGAGGTACCCGGCGCCGCGGTGGACGCTGCCGTAGTAGGGGGCGTACGCGGCCACGTCGTCCCACACGCGCTGAAGGGCCGGTGCGCTGGCCGC is a genomic window containing:
- a CDS encoding aminotransferase class V-fold PLP-dependent enzyme — encoded protein: MSARLNTATAPAATALSPDVAAAAAGSDPCCAEPLPVLGRDVTVPLVTGGEVTYAALDYAASAPALQRVWDDVAAYAPYYGSVHRGAGYLSQLSTDLFENSRVTVADFLDCREGDQVVFTRSTTDSLNLLASALPADCRVFVFETEHHASLLPWGDARVTYLNAPRTHAEAVRTLEEALAGRDPIGPALVCVTGASNVTGELWPVKELTEVAHAHGARIVLDAAQLAPHHAVSVRDLDVDWVAFSGHKLYAPFGSGVLAGRADWLQEAEPYLAGGGASRKVARRADGGVDVEWHTTPARHEAGSPNVIGVYSIASACKALTEAGFENLVAREQHLVDRVLEGLATVPEVKVLSLFGDESPSRSAGEAPTRVGVISFVVEGWNSSHFAAALSAEYGIGVRDGLFCAHPLVRTLLGSAPQDPGECGAPEAQPGEASLNAIRVSFGAGTPDEHVERFVGAVKELVREGAKWQYRTEDGRCVPAV
- a CDS encoding rhomboid family intramembrane serine protease, whose amino-acid sequence is MIGWRRVRGAVTRPSVTYGLIAVCCVVFLISPVSGLNPSYGTGDAWLAAQSVYFERWGVIPGRLMTGSPDTLLTPFTALFVHGNWLHLLGNMLFLYVFGAMVEERMGPLEFALFYLGTGALALLAYAAANAESEQTLVGASGAISGVLGAFLLLFPKARVTSLFPFLFFLPLRFPAWIVLIFWFVLQWLAASGAGEGGPGVAYLAHVVGFGTGFLYAWGRFRRPARVKAPAAATEGESQP
- a CDS encoding Lrp/AsnC family transcriptional regulator — translated: MITAIVLIKTSVDRIPEIAESIAALDSVSEVFSVTGTYDLIAMVRVAKHDDLADVIPGRISKIQGVEGTDTHVAFRTYSQHDLEAAFAIGLDS